The sequence TACGATTAATTCGCTCGGTAAATCATCAATGACGAGACTATGGTATCTCATGCCCTCAAGCACCTCGGGTAATCCCTGAAATATTGGTGATGGCTTAACGGTCCTAATAATGCTGGTCTTTCCATGCTTTATCGTCCTAGCCCTCCTGACCCTTGCGCCAAAGTATGCGCCAATTACCTGGTGACCAAGGCACACACCCAGTATTGGTACTTTCCCTCCAAAGTGCTTAATCACGTCCCTGGAGACACCCACGTCCCTGGGATTAAGCGGGTTGCCAGGGCCTGGAGATATTATAATGCCGTCAGGCCTGAGTCTCTCGATTACCCTAACTGTAACCTCATCATTCCTAAAAACCAACGGCTT is a genomic window of Vulcanisaeta souniana JCM 11219 containing:
- a CDS encoding anthranilate synthase component II encodes the protein MELVVIIDNYDSFTYNIAQYTGELGAKPLVFRNDEVTVRVIERLRPDGIIISPGPGNPLNPRDVGVSRDVIKHFGGKVPILGVCLGHQVIGAYFGARVRRARTIKHGKTSIIRTVKPSPIFQGLPEVLEGMRYHSLVIDDLPSELIVTAISEDDNEVMAIQHREYPIFGVQFHPESIGTPTGKRILRNFLNL